The Phycisphaerae bacterium genome includes a window with the following:
- a CDS encoding PEP-CTERM sorting domain-containing protein, translating into MKRFVVLLIVCLVLLPLSAFAAPVDNVQINYTTGASANYNAGTGSLIWSGGDASITLTDTSAYLFNSTIVDCGWNRYDSATAPTRARFDLVGGSWSVELYDWNVSDTNWSIKISGGMDSGGGFGGKYWEGRTGFGALDGKAWVAISNVEVNPDWSDLYGVSLSWGSDNVAGLDSDVSLDGGTDISDYLTDNYNAANGLTITIFADQSQVVPEPMTLVLLGFGGLALIRKRRA; encoded by the coding sequence ATGAAAAGATTTGTTGTACTATTGATTGTGTGTTTGGTTTTGCTTCCCTTGTCTGCGTTTGCCGCTCCCGTTGACAATGTCCAAATCAATTACACAACGGGTGCTAGCGCCAATTATAATGCGGGTACCGGCAGTTTGATTTGGAGCGGCGGTGATGCAAGCATTACTTTAACGGACACCAGTGCCTACTTATTTAACAGTACCATAGTTGACTGTGGCTGGAACCGTTATGATTCTGCAACCGCCCCGACAAGAGCAAGGTTTGACCTCGTCGGCGGTAGCTGGTCAGTCGAGCTTTACGACTGGAATGTCTCGGATACCAACTGGTCTATAAAAATCAGCGGCGGTATGGATTCCGGCGGCGGCTTCGGTGGTAAATACTGGGAAGGAAGAACAGGATTCGGCGCTCTGGATGGTAAGGCCTGGGTGGCCATTTCAAATGTCGAAGTCAATCCGGATTGGTCCGACCTCTATGGAGTTTCGTTATCCTGGGGCAGCGATAATGTTGCCGGTCTTGATAGTGATGTCTCACTCGATGGCGGTACTGACATATCAGATTATCTGACAGATAATTATAATGCGGCCAACGGTTTGACTATAACTATTTTTGCAGACCAGAGTCAGGTTGTACCGGAGCCGATGACGTTAGTTCTGCTTGGGTTTGGCGGACTGGCTTTGATTAGAAAACGCAGGGCATAA
- a CDS encoding PEP-CTERM sorting domain-containing protein (PEP-CTERM proteins occur, often in large numbers, in the proteomes of bacteria that also encode an exosortase, a predicted intramembrane cysteine proteinase. The presence of a PEP-CTERM domain at a protein's C-terminus predicts cleavage within the sorting domain, followed by covalent anchoring to some some component of the (usually Gram-negative) cell surface. Many PEP-CTERM proteins exhibit an unusual sequence composition that includes large numbers of potential glycosylation sites. Expression of one such protein has been shown restore the ability of a bacterium to form floc, a type of biofilm.) translates to MRNVKGVTVRNLLAGVVFVLLFSFPSSATTLHVDKMDLSFMGTEPWYRYADGAGHIDFNPDTISLASLYVFDYTGSYASILGKLEFLPNLERDVSSTTRAAGYFEGSVTVRITGGIRKGTTWVYGGIGTSAKQILEATLVPLYEDPLATGEDRWFFQETLGEEGRFDKTLFLDFVPGSIGVASGILLSNGDTLVMTGPKMDLSLKTASANNFVTGDFAHSGISNIKFTGIPEPASLLLLVGGTLFIRKKIR, encoded by the coding sequence ATGAGAAACGTAAAGGGAGTAACGGTACGAAATCTGTTGGCGGGGGTAGTGTTTGTTCTTCTTTTCTCTTTTCCTTCCTCGGCTACGACTCTTCATGTTGACAAGATGGATTTGAGTTTTATGGGGACTGAACCCTGGTATCGATATGCGGACGGTGCAGGTCACATTGATTTTAACCCGGACACAATTAGCTTGGCCAGTTTATATGTTTTTGACTATACAGGTTCTTATGCCAGCATTCTGGGTAAACTTGAATTTCTACCGAACCTTGAACGAGACGTTTCGTCCACCACCCGGGCAGCCGGTTATTTCGAGGGAAGCGTTACCGTAAGAATCACAGGAGGAATAAGAAAAGGTACGACTTGGGTGTATGGCGGAATCGGCACTTCAGCCAAACAGATCCTCGAGGCTACTCTTGTTCCTTTGTATGAAGACCCCCTCGCCACCGGTGAAGACCGCTGGTTTTTCCAGGAAACTCTCGGCGAAGAAGGACGATTTGACAAAACGTTGTTTCTGGATTTTGTACCGGGAAGCATTGGTGTGGCATCAGGGATTTTGCTTTCCAATGGCGATACGCTTGTTATGACCGGCCCCAAGATGGACCTTTCACTTAAAACCGCCTCGGCAAATAATTTTGTAACGGGAGACTTCGCCCATTCGGGCATTTCAAATATTAAGTTCACGGGAATACCCGAACCTGCAAGTTTACTCTTGTTGGTCGGCGGTACATTATTTATTCGGAAGAAAATAAGATAG